From the Oryctolagus cuniculus chromosome 17, mOryCun1.1, whole genome shotgun sequence genome, the window AGTCCTCCTCTCCGGCCTCCCTCCTCAACAACTCTCCGGCCCCCGATtccccccagcctcccagctccagggccccagCCAGACGGAGGCCCTTTCGACCCCTAACCCACGGAGCGCCGGTTCCCGGCTCCTACCGCCCGTCCTCCCCACCACGCCACACACACGGTGTCTGATCTCCAACTACCCAACCCAGTCTCCCACTCCTTTCTCCAAGGTCTCTCAACTCGTCGCTCTCCCACCTCCAGAGCTAGGCCCCCGACCCTTCCCGGTCCTCCCCCGCTGGGCTCCGGGGCTAGACCTCCAAGTTTGCCAATTGATTCCTCGcccgcccccccctccccggctccGCGCTGTGTGCCGGTCGAGAGCTCACCTTCGGGACTGGGCTCCGCCATGGCTTCCAGCatcgccccctcccctcctcccggtccgccggccccctcccctgagCCGGGGATCCCGGTGCCGCCTCTGGTGCTCGGTGCTTCTCCGCCTCGCGCCACAAAAGTGTCCGCCTCAGTCCGGTTGAGACTCCAGTCCGCTAGCCGCTGCCGCCACCTCCCTCTACCACAGCCTCCCGCACTCCCGGAccgggccccctccccccgcgcCGCCGGccgcctgctccctcctccccctctctcctccctccctcctccctccctcttcttctctcccccgTCTCCCCGCGCCGGCGCCCACGCGCAATGCACCCAGGGGGTTGTAGTCCGTATGGGGACCGCGGAAAGGGGACTACATGCGCCTTCAGGACTTCAGTTCCCAGCAACCCACACAATGGCGCAGGCGCACTAGGCCACTCCCCTCCCCCGGGGAGTGGCGGGGAGATTGGGAGCAAGAAGGCAGGGCGGAAGAGTGCGCGCGGGCTACTGGGAAATGTAGGCTGGGCGGGacgaagaaagaagaggaagaagggattAGATCTCTCGGCCACCATACTGCCTCAATCTGCACCTTCTTTATCCCTCGGGGACCGCCCCACTTCCGGCCAGGCGGAGAAATGGCTGCTGGGAGATGAAGTCCTCCCGGTGATGAAAGACTCCGTCCCTCGGATTCCACTCCATTGGATGCCACAGCCGGCGCAAGTCCGGCCAAGGGACAGGCAGCTGGGGTCAGTCCTTTTACCAGCTCGCATACACGAAAATCTCTTCTGTAATCCAGAATGTTATACGAATTTGGACGTGTTTATCTAAAGCAGGGACTTTAGAACTTTCTCCACAGGACCCACAGTGAAAAATAGGATTCTTACATCGGGACCTAGCCCACGTGTATCAAAACCAGCTTCCTAAAACATCAGAGGATTCCGCTCCACAGCAACAGCACCCACTTTATGCAGACAGGGGAAAGCCCAACATCAACACAAGAAGCCGAATTCAGCTTGGTGGTTTCCTCTTTATTGATGCGCCTCCTATCTCCCCCCCAGTTTCAGTCCCTTCCATCTACCCCCAAAAAAGAAGGTAGTGAAAGGAAGGGATTGTTGGGGTCCGCAACCCCTTGGGCAGTTAGAAAGGGAACAGAAACCAGAACAATCACTGGGTGCAACAGAGACTGACAATCCAGAAGTCTAAAGCAGAGTGGGAAAGGCGGGTGGAGAacgggggagagaggagaggctccCATGACCCCTCCTGctaagggtgggagggaagcctcCGCCGGTAAGTGCAGGTCCTGGAAAAAGAAGGTGGTGCtggagcctggaggaggaggggaggtcaAGGCAGGGGGGACCCCCCACCTCAGGGGCAGCAGCTTCACAGGCCGTAGACACTTTCGTCACTGTAGGCAATGTACAGAAAGAAGTCCTCTTCGTGGTGCTCCTGGGGGTGTGAGCAGAAAAGCAGGCTTCAGCTACTCGGACCATCCACTGCTCCCGTTCTTCAAGAACCATTCTCCGGCAAGAGCCCCCAGGCCAGTGCCTCCCTCCCCCCGACGCCAAGCCTTCCAGCCAAGAGGATCATCCCTGCAGCAGTCCTGGGCAGAAAAGATCTCAACGAGTTCTCTGCTGCCTTGGAGCGGGGCAGAGCCCTGGTCAGGACAGCTCCTCCCCCTTACTGTGCTCTTtccttctattctgttccctctgctctgtcccagaTCTCCACCCCAGGACTGTCACGAAGTGTGAAGGCTCGCTCGCCGGCTAATCCAAGAACTGCTGACCCGACACATCTTCCCCCTCAAGCTCTCCCGTTCAGAACTCCTCAGTCCAAAGCCCTACTCCTTCCGAGACACCATACCTGGTAGAGCTGACCCATGGTGGCACTGGTGGGTGGAATGACGTTGTTGACAAAGAAAAACAAGGCATCCTCAGCTCGGAGATGAATTCGCTTCCGGATCAGGAAGTAGAACTGACCGACTACCAAACATACGAGGAACAAGAGAGTCACAGGGTCATAACTGCCCTCCTATGAACAGCTGCTAAGTGGAGCCGCCTCCCAGAAGCTCAACTCCCACCCACAGGAAGCAGACCCAGGGGCCACCAGGTTCCCACCTGTGAGATCAGAAGGCaccaggtatttttttttgtccaggtctcctatcCGAGCTTTGGGAGCCTTTTCTACTATCACCTGATATCGGGAAGGGGAAAATGGGGACACATGAGGAACAccgcccggctgctccacctgtcAGGAACTCAAGCAGCAACATCAGCAGTCCCTAAACCTACCCCAGACTCCCTTCCTCTTGTCCCTGCATACATGGGGCAGCCCTGAGTCCAGAGATCCTCGCCCCACTGGCCTGAGCTCACCCTAACATTCGGGACGAGCCCCGAATAGGGCGTCACAATAAACAATTTTCTTCCCCAGACGGGCAGGACTCGTCCGGACCCACAGACTTCGCCAAGTGGGGGGATGGCCCCAGGAAGCTCGGGCTGTCAAGCCCCCTAAGGCCTCCACTCACGAATGCCAAGGTTCTTCTCTCCTGCCCCACGTCTTCTTGCTTCCACTTCTCCCACTCCCCGGGTCCTTTCGCTCCCGCTCTCAGGGACATCCATTTCAGGCTCGCTCCCAACCCCGCCGTGGCCAGCAGCCTGAGCCCGCTGCTGCCCGTCCGGAACCCAAGCTCAGGCTGTGGCGTCAGCAtcagcgccccgcgccccgcgcccccgccaCTCTCCTCACCGGGACCCGGTCCGGGTATTTCTTTCTGATCTTCTCGCCCTCAGAGCGGCGCTTCTCGAACGGATGCTCCTCCTTGTACACGAACTTCATCCTCCCGGGAACCGGGCTGGACCGGGCTGGGAAGAGGGAAGCCAGGGAGGGGGGGCCGGGACGGGGGGCGGCGGCGACGGAGGCGACGCGGGCAGACGCGGCGGAGCGATCCACGGATTTGCGCCACTTCCC encodes:
- the GABARAP gene encoding gamma-aminobutyric acid receptor-associated protein, which gives rise to MKFVYKEEHPFEKRRSEGEKIRKKYPDRVPVIVEKAPKARIGDLDKKKYLVPSDLTVGQFYFLIRKRIHLRAEDALFFFVNNVIPPTSATMGQLYQEHHEEDFFLYIAYSDESVYGL